A window of Cryptomeria japonica chromosome 3, Sugi_1.0, whole genome shotgun sequence contains these coding sequences:
- the LOC131075812 gene encoding LOB domain-containing protein 11: MEQKTRDMPRIVYPCAACKIQRRKCGDKCALAPYFPPSDLHKFIVVHKLFGTSNIVKTLQEIPAEKRADAVNSMAYEASERVRDPVYGCTGKICRLHKQVLHLQSQLAIAQAELLNTHANLMSLLTGICNAGEESSTSDVVQQSDPIEDDLIVWQDDDEDPFGLWEPL; this comes from the exons ATGGAACAGAAAACACGAGATATGCCTCGGATTGTTTATCCCTGTGCAGCTTGTAAGATTCAACGAAGAAAATGCGGAGATAAATGCGCTCTTGCTCCTTATTTTCCACCAAGTGATCTTCACAAGTTCATAGTGGTACACAAATTGTTTGGAACAAGCAACATTGTCAAAACCCTTCAG GAAATTCCGGCAGAGAAGAGGGCAGATGCTGTAAATAGCATGGCATATGAAGCAAGTGAGAGAGTGCGCGATCCGGTCTACGGTTGCACCGGAAAAATTTGTCGATTGCATAAGCAAGTATTAcacctccaatcacagctggcaatcGCTCAAGCCGAGCTCCTCAATACACACGCTAATCTCATGTCTCTCCTGACTGGAATTTGTAATGCTGGTGAAGAAAGTAGTACATCGGATGTAGTACAGCAGAGTGATCCAATTGAAGACGACTTAATTGTTTGGCAAGATGACGATGAGGATCCGTTTGGATTGTGGGAGCCACTGTGA